A genomic window from Struthio camelus isolate bStrCam1 chromosome 2, bStrCam1.hap1, whole genome shotgun sequence includes:
- the LOC104150330 gene encoding SUN domain-containing protein 3, with amino-acid sequence MSGCFPVLGQSRRPLQQHLPLNAEERPTEAEPPQRLGAGQAEEVLGATLHEIQALQGQLRELQEDLHVLRWSTKDIARRALSEALKQAELPGMTGWDVQKLIDEALEKLEYNQVGMPDYARKSSGATVMHSKTSGSLRNTRGRLFWAGLPLLHSMKSPEVILEPENHAGNCWSFPGSQGHVVIKLPRAIFPQAVTLEHISVRVSPGENISSAPRDFAVYGMKAESEEQGTFLGEFTYVAAEHPFQTFQLQNERSDFIQYVKLKVLSNWGHPEYTCVYRFRVHGDAVPAKEDSAWHL; translated from the exons ATGTCTGGTTGCTTCCcagtgctgggccagagcagaaGGCCCTTGCAGCAGCATCTTCCCCTCAATGCAGAGGAGAGGCCAACGGAAGCAGAGCCGCCTCAGAGGCTGGGGGCAGG GCAAGCAGAGGAGGTGTTAGGAGCAACACTCCATGAAATCCAAGCCCTCCAAGGACAGCTGCGTGAGCTGCAGGAAGACCTGCACGTTCTGAGATGGAGCACAAAGGACATTGCGCGGCGGGCTCTCAGCGAAGCCCTCAAGCAGGCTGAGCTCCCGGGCATGACCGGATGG GATGTTCAGAAGCTAATTGATGAAGCACTGGAGAAGCTGGAATACAACCAAGTCGGGATGCCCGATTATGCCCGCAAATCATCAG GGGCTACCGTCATGCACTCCAAGACTTCTGGCTCCTTGCGGAATACCAGAGGGAGACTCTTCTGGGCTGGGCTGCCCCTGCTGCACTCCATGAAGTCTCCTgaggtgattctggag CCGGAAAATCACGCAGGAAACTGCTGGTCTTTCCCCGGCAGTCAGGGTCATGTGGTGATCAAGCTGCCTAGAGCCATCTTCCCGCAAGCGGTGACCCTGGAGCATATTTCTGTGAGAGTGTCCCCTGGAGAAAACATCTCCAGTGCTCCCAGGGACTTTGCTGTCTAT GGGATGAAGGCAGAAAGTGAGGAGCAGGGCACGTTCCTGGGAGAGTTCACGTACGTGGCTGCAGAGCATCCCTTTCAGACTTTCCAGCTGCAG AACGAACGCTCTGACTTCATACAGTACGTGAAGCTGAAGGTGCTGAGCAACTGGGGCCACCCGGAATACACGTGCGTGTACCGATTCAGGGTGCACGGTGACGCGGTACCCGCCAAAGAGGACTCTGCGTGGCACCTCTAA